The Salvelinus sp. IW2-2015 linkage group LG6.2, ASM291031v2, whole genome shotgun sequence genome window below encodes:
- the LOC111965450 gene encoding LOW QUALITY PROTEIN: protocadherin gamma-A11-like (The sequence of the model RefSeq protein was modified relative to this genomic sequence to represent the inferred CDS: substituted 1 base at 1 genomic stop codon), with translation MGHKGISVTGLVCGFAFFLLTLHSAFGDVSYSFPEEMKRRSVIGNIAKDLGLEASRLSARKARIDTEGNDERYCDINQSTGDLIVAERIDREELCGDKVSCMLTFELVLEGPLELHRVSLLIEDVNDNSPIFPKDTIKLEISELAXKGARYRVNEAHDADMGQNAVQRYTLQSNEHFVLSVHDYTDGRKNVELVLDKELDREEKQDMSLLLTAVDGGTPQRSGTVVIHVTVLDANDNAPVFSQAVYKASLPENSPLGTVVVTVSATDADEGVNGEVTYEFSRISDKAIKVFSLGHNTGEIKVIGPIDFEGDPKYEMRIEGKDGYGLSSDSKVIIDITDVNDNAPVIYLKSLSNPIPENASPGTEVGIINVQDRDSENNRQVXCSIQQNVPFKLVPSIKNYYSLVTTGELDRELVSDYNITIIATDEGSPPLSSSKSJXLSVADVNDNPPVFEEQSYSAHVTENNXPXSSXCSVTAXEPDWRQNGTVIXSXLPGXLNGVPVSSFLSVNGDTGVIHAVRSFDYEQFRSFKVHVVARDNGSPPLSSNVTVSVFITDVNDNSPQILYPAPEGNSFMTELVLKAAHGGSLVSKVIAVDADSGQNAWLSYHIVKSTDPGLFTIGLHSGEIRTQRDISESDSMKQNLIVSVKDNGQPSLSATCAMYLVISDNLAEVPELKDISYDESNSKLTSYLIIALVSVSTFFLTFIVVILAVSFCRRRKPRLLFDGAVAIPSAYLPPNYADVDGAGTLRSTYNYDAYLTTGSRSSDFKFVRSYNDNTLATDQTLRKTPTDFAEAFDDSXGSPEVGK, from the coding sequence ATGGGTCACAAAGGAATATCGGTGACAGGCCTGGTCTGCGGCTTTGCATTCTTTCTCCTAACACTGCACTCCGCCTTTGGAGACGTGAGCTATTCTTTTCCGGAGGAGATGAAACGCAGATCTGTTATTGGAAATATAGCCAAAGATCTCGGTTTGGAAGCCAGCAGACTGTCCGCTCGTAAGGCCCGAATTGATACGGAGGGGAACGATGAACGTTATTGTGATATTAATCAGAGTACCGGGGATTTGATTGTTGCGGAAAGGATTGACAGAGAGGAGCTATGTGGAGATAAGGTTTCGTGTATGCTTACATTCGAGTTGGTTCTGGAAGGTCCGTTGGAATTGCATCGTGTATCACTACTGATTGAGGATGTSAATGATAATTCACCCATTTTCCCGAAGGACACAATCAAATTGGAAATTAGTGAGTTGGCAYTCAAAGGGGCTCGCTATCGTGTTAACGAGGCACATGACGCAGACATGGGACAGAACGCAGTGCAAAGGTATACATTACAAAGTAATGAACATTTTGTGCTGTCTGTTCACGATTACACAGATGGAAGAAAGAACGTAGAGTTGGTTTTAGATAAAGAACTAGATCGTGAAGAAAAACAGGACATGAGTTTACTGCTAACAGCAGTAGACGGTGGCACTCCGCAGAGATCAGGTACTGTAGTCATACACGTCACTGTACTGGATGCTAACGATAATGCCCCAGTGTTTAGCCAGGCCGTCTATAAAGCCAGTCTGCCTGAAAACTCTCCTTTAGGTACTGTAGTGGTTACAGTAAGTGCTACAGATGCAGATGAGGGAGTGAATGGGGAAGTGACGTATGAATTCAGTCGCATATCTGACAAAGCAATAAAGGTATTTTCTTTGGGCCACAATACTGGAGAAATTAAGGTGATAGGTCCTATAGATTTCGAAGGCGACCCAAAATATGAAATGCGCATAGAGGGTAAAGATGGCTATGGCCTTTCATCTGATTCAAAAGTAATTATTGATATCACGGATGTAAATGACAACGCACCTGTTATATATCTGAAATCTCTGAGTAACCCCATACCTGAGAACGCGTCACCTGGCACAGAGGTGGGCATCATTAACGTGCAGGATAGAGACTCTGAGAATAACCGACAGGTCCYKTGCTCCATTCAGCAAAACGTTCCTTTTAAGCTGGTGCCATCCATCAAAAACTACTATTCTCTGGTGACCACGGGCGAACTGGACCGTGAACTAGTGTCTGATTACAACATTACAATCATTGCCACCGACGAGGGCTCTCCGCCTCTGTCCTCCTCTAAAAGTMTTCAMTTATCTGTAGCTGACGTGAACGACAACCCACCTGTGTTTGAGGAACAGTCCTATAGCGCCCACGTGACTGAAAATAACKAACCWGYRTCKTCKMTGTGTTCCGTTACTGCWKGAGARCCAGACTGGAGACAGAATGGRACAGTMATTTARTCRKTRTTACCRGGRGAMYTGAACGGTGTCCCGGTGTCCTCGTTCTTATCCGTTAACGGAGACACTGGGGTGATCCACGCTGTGAGGTCGTTTGATTATGAACAGTTCAGGAGCTTTAAAGTCCACGTTGTGGCCAGGGACAACGGTTCTCCTCCGCTCAGCAGCAACGTCACCGTCAGTGTGTTCATAACGGATGTGAATGACAACTCTCCTCAGATACTGTACCCTGCCCCTGAGGGGAACTCTTTCATGACCGAGCTGGTCCTCAAAGCTGCGCACGGGGGCTCTCTGGTTTCCAAGGTGATAGCGGTGGACGCGGACTCCGGCCAGAACGCCTGGCTGTCCTATCATATAGTCAAATCCACTGATCCGGGACTTTTCACTATTGGTCTCCACAGCGGAGAAATCAGGACACAGCGGGACATTTCTGAATCTGACAGCATGAAACAGAACCTTATTGTTTCAGTTAAAGATAACggacagccctctctctctgcgaCCTGTGCCATGTATTTAGTGATTTCTGATAACTTGGCTGAAGTGCCAGAACTGAAAGATATATCTTATGATGAGAGCAATTCKAAACTCACCTCTTATCTGATCATCGCGCTGGTGTCcgtctccacctttttcctcaccTTCATTGTTGTCATCCTGGCCGTGAGTTTTTGCCGCAGGAGAAAGCCCAGACTGTTGTTTGATGGAGCGGTCGCCATCCCAAGTGCMTATCTCCCTCCAAACTACGCAGATGTYGATGGCGCMGGAACTCTCCGCAGCACWTACAATTATGACGCCTACCTGACGACGGGTTCGCGCTCCAGTGACTTCAAGTTCGTCAGATCCTACAATGACAACACGCTGGCCACCGACCAGACTCTGAGAAAAACTCCCACTGACTTTGCTGAAGCGTTTGATGACTCTGWTGGGTCCCCAGAGGTaggcaaataa
- the LOC111965451 gene encoding protocadherin gamma-A11-like — MGHKGFSVAVLVCXVSFFLLTLHSAYGDVSYSFPEEMKRGSVIGNIAKDLGLEASRLSARKARIDTEGNRKRYCDINLTSGDLIVTERIDREELCGEKASCLLSFELVLENPLELHRISLQIQDVNDNSPIFPKDTIKLDIRESADKGARYRVNAAHDADIGQNAVQSYVLQRNNHFALSVQTTSAGSKYGELVLDKELDREKQQELQLLITAVDGGTPQRSGTVVIHVTVLDANDNAPVFSQAVYKASLPETSPLGTLVVTVSSTDADEGVNGEVMYEFSRMSDKARKMFTLDQRTGDITVIGELDYEEESTYEMFVEGKDGYGLSSDTKVIIDITDINDNAPVIYLKSLTNPIPENASPGTEVGIINVQDRDSENNRQVHLHTRRR; from the coding sequence ATGGGGCACAAAGGATTTTCGGTCGCAGTCCTGGTTTGCKgcgtttctttctttcttctRACACTGCACTCCGCCTATGGAGACGTGAGCTATTCTTTTCCCGAGGAGATGAAACGCGGATCTGTTATTGGAAATATAGCCAAGGATCTGGGGTTGGAGGCGAGCAGACTCTCCGCTCGTAAGGCCCGWATTGATACCGAAGGGAACCGCAAACGTTATTGTGACATTAATCTGACTAGTGGTGATTTGATTGTTACCGAAAGAATTGACAGAGAGGAGCTTTGCGGAGAAAAGGCGTCATGCCTTCTGAGCTTTGAGTTAGTCCTAGAGAATCCTCTTGAGTTGCATCGCATATCACTTCAAATACAAGATGTCAATGACAATTCACCCATATTTCCGAAGGATACAATTAAACTGGACATCAGAGAATCAGCTGACAAAGGAGCTCGCTATCGTGTGAACGCTGCTCATGACGCAGACATAGGACAGAATGCAGTTCAAAGTTACGTGCTACAAAGGAATAATCATTTTGCGTTGAGTGTTCAAACCACTTCTGCAGGTAGCAAATACGGCGAGTTAGTGCTTGACAAAGAATTAGACCGTGAGAAGCAGCAGGAATTACAATTATTGATCACAGCTGTGGACGGGGGCACTCCGCAGAGATCAGGTACTGTAGTCATACACGTCACTGTACTCGATGCTAACGATAATGCCCCAGTGTTTAGCCAAGCCGTCTATAAAGCCAGTCTGCCCGAAACATCTCCTTTGGGTACACTAGTTGTTACTGTGAGCAGTACTGATGCAGATGAAGGCGTGAACGGCGAAGTAATGTATGAATTCAGTCGAATGTCTGATAAGGCAAGGAAAATGTTTACATTGGACCAGAGAACGGGGGACATTACAGTGATAGGGGAGTTAGACTATGAAGAGGAATCAACATATGAAATGTTTGTGGAAGGAAAAGATGGCTATGGCCTTTCTTCAGACACTAAAGTGATAATAGACATTACAGATATAAATGACAACGCCCCAGTGATATATCTGAAATCTTTGACTAACCCCATACCTGAGAACGCGTCACCTGGCACAGAGGTGGGCATCATTAACGTGCAGGATAGAGACTCTGAGAATAACCGACAGGTCCACCTACACACGCGCAGGCGGTAA